One window of Methanogenium organophilum genomic DNA carries:
- a CDS encoding tubulin/FtsZ family protein, translating to MRILAIGLGGAGTRIVDLLYNHDIKSRVGCVSAIAVDIDGNSLRQLSHIPDNARMHFPAIDPEIHFDVTSTINVEEVMTLIQKMDTFEIDSIMIFAGLGGSVIDAIPQLTEELRKSYIEPIFGVCVLPMRNEGKRRSSKAADDIKRINSVLDAVIVFDNETWFERLKAEYDEYSMAKDGPSISAYKRKVFPENPRDIYAILNEKIARQIGLLLRAGEFSETGVEAAEIVLDAGEVLNTLKGNGLVAIGYATEPLQSSFRDRFNQWRSDAYFSETSHKRATRIVTLAKRAVYEEISVPCDITSSDKALVLIAGPSQELSMKGFQTVRKWIDRSISGLEMRSGDYPVMNTRFVGIIIVLSGIGNIPRITELGEIRREYEYEQEHAPEPVVDIPQEDEEDREDMYPEEDEAAWAPSPVQPEDEQKEVHDFEISDLFEDESAETEFMQERESENSPCEEYICPQEGNEYSTYSPYPSSGEEDELQDEPKYEVTMAAKDGKQVLNDEVLTLEGVARRDKKTEKNHDDKISIGVKAQNNGPDEKLSLPGREERTIADMTRMTDGGGQKPPKNSVFGLKDIPGSDNRGPRDTALVGEKLRFGEKEKRPNDSSFSGKDVKVSFVKTPDESAYMGRSFSVTSAPKANDSALMGKKISVKSSGIRPNDSALMGSSVRLSRGPPKTKEILNGDVKMSARVPAPKDDLLTRAERRMQKTKDAAKEPETESPYRKGTISSGYEKKTEPEENDQDDDLFWIK from the coding sequence ATGAGAATACTTGCAATCGGGCTCGGCGGGGCGGGCACACGGATTGTTGATCTTCTGTATAACCACGACATTAAAAGCAGAGTAGGATGCGTTTCTGCAATTGCTGTCGATATAGACGGAAACAGCCTGCGGCAGCTTTCACATATACCGGATAATGCGCGAATGCATTTCCCGGCAATTGACCCTGAGATCCATTTTGATGTAACATCCACCATCAATGTGGAAGAGGTGATGACCCTCATCCAGAAGATGGACACCTTTGAAATAGACTCAATTATGATCTTTGCCGGCCTGGGAGGAAGTGTAATCGATGCCATCCCACAGCTTACCGAAGAGCTGCGTAAATCCTATATCGAACCGATATTTGGAGTCTGTGTTCTTCCGATGCGTAATGAGGGGAAGCGTCGCTCTTCAAAGGCCGCGGACGATATCAAACGGATAAACAGTGTGCTTGATGCGGTAATTGTCTTTGATAACGAGACCTGGTTCGAACGCCTGAAAGCCGAGTATGACGAGTATAGCATGGCAAAGGACGGTCCGTCCATCAGTGCATACAAGCGCAAAGTATTCCCGGAGAATCCACGGGACATCTATGCCATTCTGAATGAGAAGATAGCACGCCAGATCGGCCTTCTTCTCCGCGCGGGCGAATTCAGTGAGACCGGGGTAGAAGCAGCAGAGATTGTCCTTGACGCCGGAGAAGTCTTAAACACCCTTAAGGGGAACGGGCTTGTGGCAATCGGATATGCCACCGAACCCCTGCAGAGCTCATTTCGCGACCGGTTTAATCAGTGGCGATCAGATGCATACTTCTCAGAGACCTCCCATAAGCGGGCAACACGTATTGTAACGCTTGCCAAACGCGCTGTCTATGAGGAAATCTCTGTCCCCTGTGATATTACCAGCTCAGACAAGGCACTTGTCCTCATCGCAGGGCCTTCACAGGAACTGTCCATGAAAGGGTTTCAGACGGTGCGCAAATGGATTGACCGAAGCATCTCCGGCCTTGAGATGCGCTCAGGTGACTATCCGGTGATGAACACACGATTTGTGGGTATTATCATCGTCCTGTCCGGCATTGGAAATATTCCCCGCATTACTGAACTCGGTGAGATCCGTCGCGAATATGAATACGAACAGGAACATGCGCCAGAACCCGTCGTCGATATTCCGCAGGAGGACGAGGAGGACAGGGAGGACATGTACCCGGAGGAAGATGAGGCGGCATGGGCTCCTTCTCCTGTTCAGCCAGAGGACGAACAAAAAGAGGTCCACGATTTTGAGATCAGCGATCTCTTTGAAGATGAGTCGGCCGAAACCGAATTCATGCAGGAGCGGGAATCTGAAAATTCACCCTGCGAAGAATATATCTGCCCTCAGGAAGGGAATGAATATTCCACATATTCCCCGTATCCATCATCGGGAGAAGAAGACGAACTGCAGGACGAACCTAAATATGAGGTGACCATGGCAGCAAAAGATGGCAAACAGGTGCTGAATGATGAAGTGCTTACCCTTGAAGGGGTGGCGCGCCGTGATAAAAAAACCGAAAAGAACCACGATGATAAAATATCCATCGGAGTAAAAGCCCAAAATAACGGTCCTGATGAAAAACTCTCACTTCCGGGACGCGAGGAGAGAACGATCGCTGATATGACACGAATGACAGATGGAGGAGGACAAAAACCACCAAAGAACTCTGTCTTCGGTCTCAAGGACATACCGGGATCGGACAACAGGGGACCACGTGATACCGCGCTTGTCGGTGAGAAATTACGCTTCGGGGAAAAGGAAAAACGACCGAATGATTCATCCTTTAGCGGGAAAGATGTCAAGGTTTCATTTGTCAAAACACCGGACGAGTCCGCATACATGGGACGTTCCTTCTCCGTTACGTCTGCACCAAAGGCAAACGACAGTGCACTCATGGGAAAAAAAATCTCCGTGAAATCCTCCGGAATACGTCCGAACGATAGTGCACTGATGGGAAGTTCTGTACGGCTTTCCCGTGGTCCGCCAAAAACAAAGGAGATCCTCAACGGAGATGTGAAGATGTCTGCACGGGTACCTGCGCCGAAAGACGACCTCCTCACCCGTGCAGAACGGCGGATGCAAAAAACCAAGGACGCAGCAAAAGAACCGGAAACAGAATCACCGTACAGAAAGGGTACCATTTCAAGTGGATATGAAAAGAAGACGGAACCGGAAGAGAACGACCAGGATGACGACCTCTTCTGGATAAAATAG
- a CDS encoding Tfx family DNA-binding protein: MKQGLLTGRQKEVLRYRKQGLTQQQIADIIHTSKANVCTIEKAAYENIEKAKETLEFLYTLDATHLCTIKTGTDLFDAVGEIYGEAEKLRIKVRYDSINLINRLKEANPGRFKGRFVREDVEVYINEDGELCFG; the protein is encoded by the coding sequence ATGAAACAGGGTCTTCTTACTGGTCGGCAGAAAGAAGTGCTCAGGTACCGGAAACAGGGCCTGACTCAACAGCAGATTGCAGATATTATTCACACATCAAAGGCAAATGTGTGCACCATTGAAAAGGCGGCATATGAGAATATTGAGAAAGCGAAAGAAACCCTTGAATTTCTGTATACGCTTGATGCCACTCATCTGTGCACGATTAAAACCGGAACGGATCTCTTTGACGCGGTCGGTGAAATTTATGGAGAGGCAGAGAAACTGAGGATAAAAGTCCGCTATGATTCCATCAATCTTATCAATCGCCTGAAAGAGGCAAATCCTGGCAGGTTTAAGGGCCGGTTTGTGCGCGAAGATGTTGAGGTTTATATCAACGAAGATGGAGAGCTTTGTTTCGGGTGA
- a CDS encoding F420-dependent methylenetetrahydromethanopterin dehydrogenase — protein MVVKVGVAKLGNIASGVMVELLLDERADREDMQTFMATSGTKLEVEDVDRVVSNLIAYKPDFAIVVSPNGVLPGPTGAREALKAAGIPVVVITDDVTTKKEWADLKESDFGYIIQKADSMIGARREFLDPTEMSDYNGNLVKVLTVTGAFRKMQIALDAVIDQVKAGKAGADLELPKIVMTADKAVKDEFTNPYAYAKARAAFEIAAAVAMVNVKGCFMTKGFENYVPIVASAHEMMRSAMILCEEAREIEKGCDGVVRMPHKKDGTIVSKTTLISKPE, from the coding sequence ATGGTAGTTAAAGTTGGAGTTGCAAAACTGGGCAACATCGCAAGCGGTGTTATGGTCGAGCTTCTGCTCGACGAGCGTGCAGACCGTGAAGACATGCAGACCTTCATGGCAACAAGCGGAACAAAACTTGAAGTCGAGGATGTCGACCGTGTGGTCAGCAACCTTATCGCATACAAGCCGGACTTCGCAATCGTTGTTTCACCAAACGGTGTCCTCCCTGGGCCCACCGGCGCACGTGAAGCACTGAAAGCAGCAGGCATCCCTGTTGTCGTCATCACTGACGATGTCACCACCAAGAAAGAATGGGCAGACCTCAAGGAGAGCGACTTCGGATACATCATCCAGAAGGCTGACTCCATGATTGGTGCACGCCGTGAATTCCTCGACCCGACAGAGATGTCCGACTACAACGGCAATCTGGTAAAGGTCCTCACCGTCACCGGTGCATTCCGCAAGATGCAGATCGCGCTCGATGCAGTCATCGACCAGGTCAAGGCAGGTAAAGCAGGCGCAGACCTCGAGCTCCCAAAGATCGTCATGACCGCAGACAAGGCAGTCAAGGACGAATTCACCAACCCGTATGCATACGCAAAGGCACGTGCAGCATTTGAGATTGCAGCAGCAGTCGCAATGGTCAACGTCAAGGGTTGCTTCATGACCAAGGGATTCGAGAACTACGTTCCAATCGTTGCATCCGCACACGAAATGATGCGCTCTGCAATGATTCTCTGCGAAGAGGCACGTGAGATCGAGAAGGGCTGTGACGGCGTCGTTCGTATGCCACACAAGAAAGACGGCACCATCGTCTCCAAGACCACCCTCATCTCCAAGCCGGAGTAA
- a CDS encoding AMP phosphorylase — translation MQLLVQRVDIAGRGAFIHEEDARRLGVFDGDRLRVLYPETGKSTPIVVDITTSLLTPGTISLYNVTCTDLGLGDGDMVEVHTAIPPSSIRFIRKKMDNGRLTAEEVLTIVRDMVNEALSLNEITAFVTASYINGLDIDEVESLTRAMVETGEKIEFAGHPVVDKHSIGGVPGNKITLLVVPIIAAAGLTIPKTSSRAITGAGGTADLMEVLAPVNFTAEEVQMMTDRVGGVIVWGGSTNIAPADDLIIRVEYPFKIDERGQMIASVMAKKFAVGAEIVVIDIPVGPTTKVHTMQDARRLAQDFIEIGSRLGMQVECAVTYGDSPVGRAIGPNLEVAEALSVLEGAETPNSLIEKSVAVAGILLEMAGKAQRGEGEEVARSLLASGAALEKFREIIAIQGGKPDVRSSDIIPGAYQAEIPAPVSGYVVSLNNSGLVTVARIAGAPHDKGAGIYCNAKIGTQVRKGETIYTIYAESQELLNRALEEARRLYPVVVEGMLLDRIPQDSIELDRMD, via the coding sequence ATGCAGCTTTTAGTACAACGAGTCGATATTGCGGGGCGGGGAGCGTTTATCCATGAAGAGGATGCACGCCGCCTGGGTGTCTTTGATGGAGATCGTCTCCGTGTTCTTTACCCGGAAACCGGGAAATCCACTCCCATTGTAGTCGACATTACAACATCCCTCCTTACTCCCGGGACAATTTCCCTCTATAATGTCACATGCACTGATCTGGGTCTCGGTGACGGGGATATGGTTGAGGTACACACGGCGATTCCTCCGTCATCAATACGCTTTATCCGCAAGAAGATGGATAACGGCCGGCTCACCGCTGAAGAGGTCCTGACTATTGTCCGTGATATGGTGAATGAGGCCCTTTCCCTCAATGAAATTACGGCTTTTGTCACTGCAAGTTATATCAATGGCCTGGATATTGATGAGGTGGAGTCACTAACCCGGGCAATGGTGGAGACAGGGGAAAAAATAGAGTTTGCCGGCCACCCGGTAGTGGACAAGCATTCAATCGGTGGTGTACCGGGCAACAAGATCACGCTCCTCGTCGTACCCATCATTGCTGCTGCGGGGCTTACCATACCGAAGACCAGTTCACGTGCGATCACCGGTGCAGGTGGCACTGCAGACCTGATGGAGGTCCTTGCACCTGTTAACTTCACCGCTGAAGAAGTGCAGATGATGACCGATCGTGTGGGTGGAGTTATTGTCTGGGGCGGTTCAACAAACATTGCACCGGCAGACGATCTAATCATCCGGGTAGAATATCCCTTCAAGATAGATGAACGGGGCCAGATGATTGCAAGCGTCATGGCGAAGAAATTTGCCGTGGGTGCGGAGATCGTGGTGATTGACATTCCGGTAGGCCCCACAACCAAAGTGCATACCATGCAGGATGCCCGCCGGCTGGCACAGGATTTCATCGAGATCGGCAGCCGTCTTGGCATGCAGGTTGAGTGTGCTGTTACCTATGGGGACTCGCCGGTGGGCCGTGCCATCGGGCCGAACCTTGAGGTGGCAGAAGCTCTCTCAGTTCTGGAAGGGGCAGAGACACCAAACTCACTTATTGAAAAGAGTGTCGCAGTTGCAGGCATTCTGCTTGAAATGGCAGGAAAGGCACAACGCGGAGAGGGGGAAGAGGTGGCACGCTCCCTTCTTGCCTCCGGTGCGGCGCTCGAAAAGTTCCGTGAGATTATTGCCATACAGGGTGGTAAACCTGATGTCCGTTCATCAGACATTATTCCTGGGGCATATCAAGCAGAAATTCCTGCTCCCGTATCCGGGTATGTCGTCAGTCTCAACAATTCCGGACTTGTTACTGTCGCCCGTATCGCAGGTGCACCGCATGACAAAGGGGCCGGTATCTATTGCAACGCAAAGATCGGGACCCAGGTACGGAAAGGTGAGACCATCTATACTATTTATGCGGAAAGTCAGGAACTTCTGAACCGTGCCCTCGAGGAGGCACGCCGTCTCTATCCGGTTGTGGTGGAAGGGATGCTCCTCGACAGAATTCCACAGGATTCTATTGAACTCGACCGAATGGACTAA
- a CDS encoding PEGA domain-containing protein, with protein sequence MNWFRTVSVLLLLGVLCGCGQAVVLTVTAVDDTSASPLSGARIYIDGIYEGETNSAGQYVFEHGLDQSFRLGLEKTGYVPWQSLISETQTSVRAEMSRQATGLTVTVYDADTLEPVPDALVKVTGEEYLNTITTGVGGEAVFNLIAGSIYNVEVRATNYDPLYKTVEVENTAKAVDYRLIRNDVFIVEVVDIDTGTSISGADVYIDGFLYGETNAEGKVTSFVERERSHTIRITSDEYLAYTDEVYIGSDMLVYTTELSKTLYPVTVSVYGVDKMPVGGASILIDGTNSGTTNEYGRTGIVYLDAGQHEVQVAKEGFTTVTKTVDADDTQQDVIIELEYADTAVTLTVHDSDFQPVPGASISVNDKYYGITQADGTFTTSLQSNVVYSISVEKDGYTPVSVSREIPLGATEITVDIGINSAFNPLYFGIIIAVILVVAVLYLKRGNISLKRRGKRPPKTRHL encoded by the coding sequence ATGAACTGGTTCCGCACCGTTTCTGTATTGCTTCTGCTGGGCGTTCTCTGTGGGTGTGGGCAGGCTGTTGTTCTGACAGTTACTGCAGTCGACGACACTTCTGCGAGTCCGCTATCCGGTGCCCGCATATATATTGATGGGATCTATGAGGGAGAGACAAATTCGGCTGGGCAGTATGTCTTTGAACATGGTCTGGATCAGTCATTCCGGCTGGGTCTGGAGAAGACCGGATACGTTCCCTGGCAGTCGCTCATATCTGAAACACAGACCAGTGTGCGTGCAGAGATGTCCCGGCAGGCAACCGGACTCACGGTTACGGTCTATGATGCAGACACGCTTGAACCGGTCCCGGATGCACTGGTCAAAGTAACTGGTGAAGAGTATCTCAACACGATTACCACAGGGGTTGGGGGGGAAGCAGTCTTTAATCTTATAGCGGGCTCCATCTACAACGTAGAAGTTCGTGCGACCAACTATGATCCCCTGTACAAGACCGTTGAGGTGGAGAATACTGCCAAAGCGGTTGACTACCGCCTGATCCGCAATGATGTGTTCATCGTAGAGGTGGTGGACATAGATACGGGCACATCCATATCCGGTGCGGATGTCTATATTGACGGGTTCCTCTATGGTGAAACGAATGCTGAAGGGAAAGTGACCTCCTTTGTCGAACGGGAACGGTCCCATACCATCCGTATAACCAGTGATGAATATCTGGCATACACGGATGAGGTCTATATCGGGAGTGACATGCTGGTCTATACAACAGAGCTTTCAAAGACCCTCTATCCGGTAACAGTCTCGGTGTATGGTGTGGACAAGATGCCTGTCGGAGGTGCGTCCATTCTTATTGATGGTACGAACTCCGGTACAACGAATGAGTATGGGAGGACAGGCATTGTCTATCTTGATGCGGGGCAGCATGAAGTACAGGTTGCAAAAGAAGGGTTCACCACGGTCACAAAAACGGTGGATGCGGATGATACACAGCAGGACGTCATCATTGAACTGGAATATGCAGATACCGCTGTTACGCTTACTGTCCATGACAGCGATTTTCAACCGGTTCCCGGCGCCAGCATCTCTGTCAATGACAAATACTATGGGATAACCCAGGCGGACGGCACATTTACGACATCATTGCAGAGTAATGTGGTGTACAGCATATCTGTTGAAAAAGATGGGTATACGCCCGTTTCTGTCTCGCGGGAGATCCCTCTGGGTGCCACAGAGATAACGGTTGATATAGGGATCAATTCAGCTTTTAACCCACTATATTTCGGAATAATAATCGCAGTGATTCTTGTTGTGGCGGTCCTTTACCTGAAACGGGGCAACATTTCCCTGAAACGGCGGGGCAAACGTCCACCGAAAACCCGGCATCTCTGA
- a CDS encoding dCTP deaminase, which yields MILSESDICERIASDNLVITPYSEESQQPASYDLRSAEDYLLRKGECTLVASLERVELPADVAATLMCRSSFGRRGVLIGGGFVDPGFRGQLTLCLVNQGPEDVSLSVGERVVQIIMHEVKAGGREYGGRYQDSNGAVSCR from the coding sequence ATGATTCTCTCGGAGTCAGACATCTGTGAACGAATAGCATCAGACAATCTTGTGATCACGCCATATAGCGAAGAATCGCAGCAACCTGCGTCCTATGACCTGCGCTCAGCAGAAGACTATCTCCTACGGAAAGGTGAATGCACCCTTGTTGCATCGCTTGAACGGGTAGAACTTCCGGCGGATGTGGCCGCAACCCTCATGTGCCGCTCGTCCTTCGGTCGGCGGGGCGTGCTCATCGGCGGTGGGTTTGTTGATCCCGGTTTTCGGGGACAACTGACTCTCTGTCTGGTGAATCAGGGGCCGGAAGATGTTTCTCTTTCTGTAGGTGAACGTGTGGTGCAGATCATCATGCATGAAGTAAAAGCAGGGGGACGGGAATATGGGGGGCGGTACCAAGACAGCAATGGTGCTGTCTCCTGCCGCTAA
- a CDS encoding 5,10-methylenetetrahydromethanopterin reductase yields MSYGIEFVPGNITVKQVVNYCKLAEQKDIDFAWITNHYNNRHCYPTLAAIAEATDSIKMGPGIMNTFTDTPAAIASFMCTLNEISDGRAVLGIGPGDLSTLPKLAIEASKPVARLKEGVQQIKALCAGEEVKKTGDMEFFDYDGAKLTGVTLPAKKKQIPVYIGAQGPKMLALAGEIGQGALINASNPKDFAIAIPLIKEACDAVDEKKFKKFDVGAYTAMSIDQSEKKARNAAKIVAAFIAAGSPPPLLERHGLDLDNVGKIKDALSRFDFGAVGGLVGDAEIDAFTIAGTPEMVKEKCEDLTASGVTQIIFGSPLGPDMTNSIRLLGKYII; encoded by the coding sequence ATGAGTTATGGTATCGAATTTGTGCCAGGAAATATCACTGTAAAGCAGGTAGTTAACTACTGCAAACTTGCAGAGCAGAAAGATATTGACTTTGCCTGGATTACTAATCACTACAACAACCGTCACTGCTACCCGACCCTTGCCGCTATTGCTGAGGCAACCGACTCAATTAAGATGGGCCCGGGTATCATGAACACGTTTACTGACACACCGGCAGCAATTGCTTCCTTCATGTGCACCTTAAACGAGATCTCTGACGGCCGTGCGGTCCTTGGTATCGGACCTGGTGACCTGTCAACCCTCCCAAAACTTGCAATTGAGGCATCAAAGCCTGTTGCACGGTTGAAAGAAGGTGTCCAGCAGATTAAGGCTCTCTGTGCCGGAGAGGAAGTCAAGAAGACCGGCGACATGGAATTCTTCGACTACGATGGTGCAAAGCTCACCGGTGTGACCCTGCCAGCAAAGAAGAAGCAGATCCCTGTCTACATCGGTGCACAGGGCCCTAAGATGCTCGCACTTGCCGGTGAAATCGGTCAGGGAGCACTTATCAATGCATCCAACCCGAAGGACTTTGCAATTGCAATCCCACTGATCAAAGAAGCATGTGATGCAGTCGATGAGAAGAAGTTCAAGAAGTTCGATGTTGGTGCATACACCGCAATGTCCATCGACCAGAGCGAAAAGAAGGCACGCAATGCAGCAAAGATTGTTGCAGCATTCATCGCAGCTGGTTCGCCTCCACCCCTGCTGGAGCGCCACGGACTTGACCTTGACAATGTCGGCAAGATCAAAGACGCACTTTCACGCTTTGACTTCGGTGCAGTCGGCGGCCTTGTTGGCGACGCAGAGATTGACGCATTCACCATTGCAGGTACCCCTGAGATGGTTAAGGAGAAGTGTGAAGACCTGACTGCATCTGGTGTTACCCAGATTATCTTCGGTTCTCCACTTGGTCCTGACATGACAAACTCTATCCGTCTTCTCGGAAAGTACATTATCTGA
- a CDS encoding galactose-1-phosphate uridylyltransferase, with translation MDELFQIEEYQTDNGVFQYRRDLLTGLQCRIAPGRTHRGIDPPRASVSDGDLPCVFCPERIFTETPVFSDGTRITIGESVTFPNLYPFGRSHVVTVITASHNPPEVLAGQIEDALYGQIAALSGDGGYASCNWNSLPSAGASMLHPHMQGIADALPTVHAGIAIERSENFFSKTGRMCRDCLVEQEMGGPRHLFGEELPFFAHAVPLGEKEVRAYLPVRTVDELEPWCGLLAEGIGRVLSLYRRAGHYAFNMALFCDAANRPDGGFRAFCSLIARINPGPAAMSDSAFMERMHLEPVVLTLPEDVGNFLQ, from the coding sequence ATGGATGAATTATTTCAGATTGAGGAATATCAGACCGATAATGGCGTATTTCAGTACCGCAGGGACCTCTTAACCGGTCTGCAGTGCCGTATCGCACCCGGCAGAACCCACCGGGGTATTGATCCTCCGCGGGCTTCTGTATCGGACGGTGATCTTCCCTGTGTCTTCTGCCCGGAACGGATTTTTACTGAGACGCCGGTCTTCTCTGACGGTACGCGCATCACAATAGGGGAGAGTGTCACATTCCCGAATCTTTATCCTTTTGGCCGGAGCCATGTGGTGACCGTCATAACCGCGTCACATAATCCTCCGGAGGTTCTGGCAGGGCAGATCGAGGATGCCCTGTACGGACAGATTGCTGCTCTTTCAGGTGATGGGGGATATGCTTCCTGCAACTGGAATTCTCTTCCGTCGGCAGGCGCCAGCATGCTTCACCCGCATATGCAGGGGATCGCCGATGCTCTGCCGACCGTTCATGCGGGCATTGCGATTGAACGCTCAGAGAACTTCTTCAGCAAAACCGGGAGAATGTGCCGGGATTGCCTTGTGGAACAGGAGATGGGCGGCCCTCGTCACCTCTTTGGGGAGGAACTGCCATTCTTCGCGCACGCGGTTCCGCTGGGTGAAAAGGAGGTGCGGGCATACCTTCCGGTGAGGACCGTTGATGAACTGGAACCCTGGTGCGGCCTTCTTGCGGAAGGGATCGGGCGGGTGCTCTCCCTCTACAGGCGTGCGGGGCACTATGCCTTTAATATGGCACTTTTCTGTGATGCGGCAAACCGGCCGGACGGGGGCTTCCGCGCATTTTGTTCCCTTATTGCACGGATAAATCCGGGGCCTGCGGCAATGAGCGACTCCGCGTTTATGGAGCGCATGCATCTTGAACCGGTGGTGCTGACCCTCCCGGAAGATGTCGGGAATTTTCTGCAGTGA